A part of Gemmatimonadales bacterium genomic DNA contains:
- a CDS encoding AAA family ATPase translates to MDFNRLSMDLTAALEESRRVASRAGLAYIQAKHLLMALLEPQGALGRTAAKLQLDAAGALRAVTAVADGTDAVKADPGRQPVAGRSLRDLLDRATARADAKGVRTIGPFEVVAAAIESDQGNLGPALRDAGWTADKVNAAMASPEVMQPAEERAGDEGGSVLGKFTRDLTEAARQGKLMPVVGRDTETRNVIQTLLRKTKNNPVLVGDPGTGKTAVVEGLALRIVAGDVPESLKQARLLALDLTGLVAGAKYRGEFEERIKAIADEVRELDDVILFLDEIHTLVGAGGSAGGMDAANILKPALARGELRCVGATTFDEYRESIEKDGALARRFERIVCDEPDDEMTLAMLRGVKGRYESHHGVAITEEALQATVKLGRRHIRDRYFPDKAFDVLDEAAARLRMQREAKPNLLDEKERALVRLRTKLEGIRASGEGDASAVEREIASAEQDLAAVAARWEEEKTVADGLQTTRQAIQSKQNELAAAEAQGDVAKAAELRYGALKFLAEQEADLAARQAAILERGVMVPLDVRSNDVADVVARRAGIPISRMLESERDRLLKLEERLAERVIGQPEPVEALAEAARRMRTDLRKKRKPASFLFVGPTGVGKTELAKGLAAALFDDESALIRIDMAEYKDAGSISGLIGSRPGLVGSEQGGFLTEQVRRSPYSVVLFDEIEKAHAEVMDLMLGLLDEGRLTDAKGRLCDFTNTIVLLTSNLGVKEANAVAKTADERRDIIMQVVQSTLRPEIFNRLGGVIPFNSLELDSLERIVRIHLASLADRVRDEYKASFEVDDDAVALLAQLSYDPAYGARPVERTIDRHLLSPLSRLIIGGDVVKGTVVRVVKDGEEVVLLAGTRGEVDAEALAAASAAPVGDGTEAKEA, encoded by the coding sequence ATGGATTTCAACCGCCTTTCGATGGATCTGACCGCCGCGCTCGAGGAGTCGCGACGGGTGGCCAGCCGCGCCGGGTTGGCATACATCCAGGCCAAGCACCTCTTGATGGCGCTGCTCGAGCCGCAGGGCGCCCTGGGACGGACCGCCGCCAAGCTGCAGCTCGATGCTGCGGGCGCGCTGCGCGCGGTGACGGCGGTGGCCGACGGAACCGATGCGGTCAAGGCCGATCCTGGGCGACAACCGGTGGCCGGCCGCAGCCTCCGCGACCTGCTCGATCGGGCGACGGCGCGTGCCGATGCCAAAGGTGTTCGCACCATCGGGCCGTTCGAGGTCGTCGCAGCGGCCATCGAGTCGGATCAGGGCAATCTGGGTCCTGCACTTCGCGACGCCGGTTGGACGGCCGACAAGGTCAACGCCGCGATGGCGTCTCCAGAGGTGATGCAGCCGGCCGAGGAGCGCGCCGGCGACGAGGGCGGCAGCGTGCTTGGCAAGTTCACCCGCGATCTGACCGAAGCTGCTCGGCAAGGCAAGCTGATGCCGGTCGTGGGTCGGGACACGGAAACTCGGAACGTGATCCAGACCCTGCTTCGCAAGACCAAGAACAACCCGGTACTGGTTGGCGACCCAGGTACTGGCAAGACAGCAGTGGTCGAGGGGCTGGCGCTTCGGATCGTTGCGGGCGACGTACCGGAGTCGCTCAAACAGGCTCGGCTCCTGGCGCTCGACCTGACCGGCCTCGTGGCAGGTGCCAAGTATCGCGGTGAGTTCGAAGAGCGGATCAAGGCGATTGCCGATGAGGTTCGTGAACTCGACGATGTGATTCTGTTCCTCGATGAGATTCACACTTTGGTCGGCGCTGGAGGGTCGGCCGGCGGGATGGACGCAGCCAATATCCTCAAGCCGGCCCTGGCTCGCGGTGAGCTTCGCTGCGTCGGTGCCACGACGTTCGACGAGTACCGCGAGTCGATCGAGAAGGACGGCGCCCTGGCCCGTCGCTTCGAACGAATCGTCTGTGACGAACCGGACGATGAGATGACGCTGGCAATGTTGCGGGGCGTCAAAGGCCGCTACGAGAGCCACCACGGTGTGGCCATTACGGAAGAAGCACTGCAGGCGACGGTCAAGCTGGGCAGACGCCACATTCGCGACCGGTACTTTCCCGACAAAGCGTTTGATGTCCTGGACGAGGCGGCCGCGCGTCTCCGGATGCAGCGCGAGGCCAAGCCCAATCTGCTCGATGAGAAGGAGCGGGCGCTGGTCCGTCTGCGCACAAAACTGGAGGGCATCCGCGCCAGCGGCGAGGGAGATGCCTCCGCCGTCGAGCGCGAAATTGCCTCGGCCGAGCAGGATCTGGCTGCGGTTGCGGCGCGATGGGAGGAAGAGAAGACGGTCGCCGACGGGCTGCAGACCACCCGGCAGGCAATCCAGAGCAAGCAGAACGAGCTGGCGGCGGCCGAGGCTCAGGGCGATGTGGCCAAAGCGGCGGAGCTGCGCTACGGCGCTCTCAAGTTTCTGGCCGAGCAGGAGGCTGACCTCGCGGCCCGGCAGGCGGCCATTCTCGAGCGTGGCGTGATGGTGCCGCTGGACGTGCGTTCCAACGACGTTGCCGATGTTGTCGCCCGCCGTGCCGGAATCCCAATTTCTCGGATGCTCGAGAGCGAGCGCGACCGGTTGCTCAAGCTCGAGGAGCGTCTGGCCGAGCGGGTCATTGGACAGCCCGAGCCGGTGGAAGCACTCGCTGAGGCAGCTCGGCGGATGCGCACGGATCTGCGCAAGAAGCGGAAGCCCGCATCGTTCCTGTTCGTAGGCCCGACCGGGGTTGGCAAGACGGAGCTGGCCAAGGGGCTGGCGGCCGCGCTGTTCGATGACGAGAGTGCCCTGATTCGCATCGACATGGCAGAGTACAAGGATGCGGGGTCGATCTCCGGTCTGATCGGCTCTCGACCCGGGCTGGTCGGATCGGAGCAGGGCGGGTTTCTGACGGAGCAGGTGCGGCGATCGCCGTACTCGGTGGTGCTGTTCGACGAGATCGAAAAGGCACATGCGGAGGTCATGGACCTGATGTTGGGGTTGCTCGACGAGGGTCGGTTGACCGATGCCAAAGGCCGTCTCTGCGACTTTACCAACACGATCGTGCTGCTGACCTCCAATCTGGGCGTCAAGGAGGCCAATGCGGTCGCCAAGACGGCCGACGAGCGGCGCGACATCATCATGCAGGTGGTCCAGAGCACCCTGCGTCCGGAGATCTTCAATCGTCTGGGCGGCGTCATTCCGTTCAACTCGCTCGAGCTCGACAGTCTGGAACGGATCGTCCGAATCCATCTGGCCAGTCTGGCCGATCGGGTCCGGGATGAGTACAAGGCATCGTTCGAGGTAGACGACGATGCCGTGGCGCTCCTGGCGCAGCTGTCCTATGACCCGGCGTATGGTGCGCGTCCGGTCGAGCGGACCATCGATCGCCACTTGCTGAGCCCACTGTCTCGGCTCATCATCGGCGGCGATGTGGTCAAGGGTACCGTCGTGCGGGTCGTCAAGGACGGCGAAGAAGTTGTGTTGCTGGCCGGCACGCGCGGCGAGGTCGATGCCGAGGCCCTGGCTGCCGCATCGGCTGCACCTGTTGGGGACGGGACGGAAGCGAAGGAGGCGTGA
- a CDS encoding FHA domain-containing protein: protein MRRMLLVAVLIALGASNVEAQIPLPFFKKKKKPPAEAVKPPEELPAPGTGQAAAPAAAGTAPTPAQEAAGASGPAIVPSGAVAQSQEERQALQNAIQQALAADQSADTSVAHIRERMARWTQVMLQDPTNVVAQSALQQARDDLRMANERALQAGKADQATRDVVASRLNQAEIDIRDKNWTTAEQHLRFVLDQDGANPRARSLMAELEKGRRLSDLQRQALYIIPVLVILAAGLVIVVKLGAKYRESRQQKADAIAATRAAVLQIVDGVGRGKLVTLDKDKGIFKIGAAQGPADAEKNDLVISDSANQVSRYHCTLVRKAGEYYLIDSSLNGTAVNGDPLKRGDHFLLDDGDEITLAEVTRLKFLHT from the coding sequence ATGCGGCGGATGCTGCTGGTGGCCGTGCTGATTGCTCTTGGTGCCTCGAACGTCGAGGCCCAGATACCGCTGCCCTTCTTCAAGAAAAAGAAGAAGCCGCCGGCCGAGGCGGTGAAGCCGCCGGAAGAATTGCCCGCTCCCGGCACCGGGCAGGCTGCTGCACCAGCGGCAGCGGGCACTGCGCCGACTCCTGCGCAGGAGGCAGCAGGGGCGTCCGGACCTGCCATCGTGCCGTCCGGTGCGGTGGCGCAGTCGCAGGAGGAACGGCAGGCGCTTCAGAACGCCATTCAGCAGGCGCTTGCTGCCGATCAGTCGGCTGACACCTCGGTGGCGCACATTCGTGAGCGCATGGCGCGCTGGACCCAGGTCATGCTGCAGGATCCGACCAACGTGGTGGCTCAGAGCGCATTACAGCAGGCGCGCGATGACCTCCGTATGGCCAATGAACGCGCGCTTCAGGCCGGCAAGGCGGACCAGGCGACCCGCGATGTCGTGGCCAGCCGGCTCAACCAGGCTGAGATCGATATCCGCGACAAGAACTGGACGACAGCGGAACAGCACCTGCGCTTCGTGCTCGACCAGGACGGGGCTAATCCGCGGGCCAGAAGCCTGATGGCTGAGCTCGAGAAGGGGCGTCGGTTGTCGGATCTGCAGCGTCAGGCACTCTACATCATTCCGGTGCTGGTCATTCTGGCAGCGGGCCTGGTCATCGTGGTGAAGCTCGGCGCCAAGTATCGGGAGTCGCGCCAGCAGAAAGCCGATGCGATTGCGGCGACCCGGGCCGCGGTGTTGCAGATCGTGGACGGGGTCGGTCGTGGCAAGCTGGTTACGCTCGACAAGGACAAGGGCATCTTCAAGATCGGGGCTGCGCAGGGACCGGCCGATGCCGAGAAGAACGATCTCGTCATCAGCGACTCGGCCAACCAGGTGTCGCGTTACCATTGCACCCTGGTCCGCAAGGCTGGAGAGTACTACCTGATCGATTCCAGTCTGAATGGCACCGCAGTCAACGGTGATCCGCTCAAGCGGGGCGACCACTTCCTGCTGGATGACGGTGATGAGATCACCCTGGCCGAGGTAACCCGCCTCAAGTTCCTGCACACCTGA
- a CDS encoding serine/threonine protein kinase has product MRGYHLLQRLSRPGAAPIWAAEDDAGRRVALKGMLPSDRDRPDLLYRFQTEGRLQQELGGQHHLLHCYETRLDPEPTLILEFASGGSLRDRVEQGLLPVARAADITCQIADALDWLHSNGVYHRDVKPSNILIMEDDTVRLADLGVAACGSPPRGLPDGWIEEDVGTLGYAAPELLRDPGLATAAIDVYALGVTLCELLTGRLPWTLSESESQAAFRARLAQGPMPELPGGLDEPIRSVVAKATAPDPAHRYPTAAALGAALTETVDRRG; this is encoded by the coding sequence GTGCGCGGCTATCACCTGCTGCAGCGGCTCTCGCGTCCCGGCGCGGCACCGATCTGGGCTGCGGAGGACGACGCCGGGCGGCGGGTCGCGCTCAAGGGGATGCTGCCTTCCGATCGAGATCGTCCCGACCTGCTCTATCGCTTTCAGACCGAAGGGCGGCTCCAGCAGGAGCTGGGCGGGCAGCATCATCTGCTGCACTGCTACGAGACTCGGCTCGACCCTGAGCCGACCCTGATCCTCGAGTTCGCGAGTGGCGGGAGTCTGCGGGATCGAGTCGAACAGGGGCTGCTCCCGGTTGCGCGCGCCGCCGACATCACATGCCAGATCGCTGATGCGCTCGACTGGCTGCACAGCAACGGCGTCTATCATCGGGACGTAAAACCCTCCAACATCCTGATCATGGAGGACGACACGGTCCGCCTGGCCGATCTCGGTGTGGCGGCCTGCGGATCGCCGCCCCGGGGGCTGCCGGACGGATGGATCGAAGAGGACGTCGGTACGCTTGGATACGCCGCGCCGGAGCTGCTGCGGGATCCGGGCCTCGCGACGGCAGCGATCGACGTGTATGCGCTCGGTGTGACGTTGTGTGAACTGCTGACGGGCCGGCTGCCGTGGACGCTCTCTGAGAGCGAGTCGCAGGCCGCTTTTCGGGCGCGGCTTGCGCAGGGACCGATGCCGGAGCTTCCGGGCGGACTGGACGAGCCGATCCGGTCCGTCGTTGCCAAGGCAACGGCTCCCGATCCGGCCCACCGCTACCCGACCGCCGCCGCCTTGGGCGCTGCCCTGACGGAGACGGTCGACCGGCGCGGCTGA
- a CDS encoding FHA domain-containing protein → MPPLPRLAPAAPTRGDGAVVDRSPFWIGSAASSGLRLHLPGIAERHASITEREDGFYLTPYSGVTTVRVGGHGISAATRLSDADVIEFAPAARYEFVTGANRAKPVAAADPEPVYAPEAPRRARWWKRRRRAGSTGVGFPIWAWLAIALIVAAGAYGASLLVTTIRSAASSPDGPPPLTEAEGRLYDSLMVESTRSLERGATLLDLGLQEEGLRQLADAITVLDASPLARNPWVEPSINTVAKAVRDVYQAHRLNPPAGLRRAGGKLADLSKTLSSNLTAEQFRQAVDRVQDAFEVAHQRRFTITGQDHAEHVSLYGKGSALDIRVRDLSTEQVRFLIDGFGRAGIRVKDFSTDAILQAQIQAARARGWDDRAGTGLHLHIDRFRDRRDRWTVTSGGP, encoded by the coding sequence ATGCCCCCGCTACCCCGCCTCGCGCCTGCAGCCCCCACTCGGGGAGACGGGGCCGTCGTCGATCGATCACCGTTCTGGATCGGGTCGGCCGCCTCGAGCGGGCTGCGACTCCACCTGCCAGGCATTGCCGAACGCCATGCCTCGATCACGGAGCGTGAAGACGGTTTCTACCTGACTCCCTATTCCGGGGTCACCACGGTCCGGGTCGGGGGCCACGGGATCTCAGCCGCGACCCGGCTGTCCGACGCTGACGTGATCGAGTTTGCTCCTGCCGCACGTTACGAGTTCGTAACCGGGGCGAACCGCGCTAAACCCGTCGCTGCCGCTGACCCCGAGCCGGTCTACGCGCCAGAGGCTCCGCGCCGAGCCCGATGGTGGAAGCGCAGGCGCCGGGCTGGATCGACCGGGGTCGGCTTCCCGATCTGGGCCTGGCTGGCCATCGCCCTGATCGTCGCGGCCGGCGCCTATGGCGCATCTCTTCTGGTCACGACCATTCGATCGGCCGCAAGCAGCCCGGACGGACCACCCCCGCTGACCGAGGCCGAAGGGCGGCTCTACGACAGCCTGATGGTGGAATCGACCCGCAGCCTCGAACGGGGCGCGACCCTGCTAGATCTCGGCCTGCAAGAGGAAGGGCTTCGGCAGTTGGCCGACGCTATCACGGTCCTGGATGCGAGTCCGCTTGCTCGGAACCCATGGGTCGAACCGAGCATCAACACGGTGGCCAAGGCGGTTCGAGACGTCTACCAGGCCCATCGCCTCAACCCGCCGGCCGGCCTGCGCCGAGCTGGCGGCAAGCTGGCCGACCTGAGCAAGACACTGAGCTCGAACCTCACCGCCGAACAGTTCCGTCAAGCCGTCGATCGGGTTCAGGACGCCTTCGAAGTTGCGCACCAGCGTCGATTCACCATTACCGGCCAGGACCACGCGGAACACGTCTCGCTCTATGGGAAAGGAAGCGCACTGGATATTCGAGTCCGCGATCTCTCGACCGAGCAGGTTCGGTTTCTGATCGATGGATTCGGCCGCGCGGGCATCCGCGTCAAAGACTTTTCGACCGATGCGATTCTGCAGGCGCAGATTCAGGCTGCCAGGGCCCGCGGCTGGGACGACCGCGCAGGCACTGGTCTCCATCTGCATATCGATCGCTTCCGCGACCGGCGGGATCGCTGGACCGTGACATCCGGAGGACCCTGA
- a CDS encoding amidohydrolase family protein, translated as MSWIASIGAGLLWAAMPGLVMAQDGPITIFAGRVIDGQGAVHRNATVVVDRGRILRIEPRKLDAPSYDFPRATIVPGLIDLHVHPTWYINRKGRLHLSEDGDSPATATLAAAANLYRTLMAGFTTVASLGAPEDLDIRDAIAAGGMPGPRLLTSLAPITDSALTPAQLRGQVRERVAAGADLIKVFASARLADGGEPTFRPEQLEAICHEARSAGVRTFVHAHRDESIHAAVEAGCDGIEHGLFATRASMDLMASKEASFGPQCSLVFRNYLDNRRWFHGLPGMGDDFFAAMDRAAPLAIGVVREAAGVPSLRLGFGTDAFAGSHGRNADDLVCRVRQAGQRPMDAILSATSVNARILGLDKEIGRLAPGYQADLVVLDGNPLDDITAVQRVLVVMRGGRVYRHDPTSSDFRAFR; from the coding sequence ATGAGCTGGATTGCTTCGATAGGTGCAGGGCTCCTCTGGGCTGCCATGCCTGGCCTGGTTATGGCGCAGGACGGGCCGATCACGATCTTTGCGGGTCGGGTGATCGATGGTCAGGGAGCCGTGCACCGAAATGCGACAGTGGTAGTCGATCGGGGCCGAATCCTGCGGATCGAGCCCCGGAAACTGGACGCGCCCTCGTATGACTTTCCCCGCGCAACCATCGTTCCCGGTCTGATCGATCTGCACGTCCACCCGACCTGGTATATCAATCGTAAGGGACGCTTGCACCTCTCCGAGGATGGCGACTCTCCTGCCACGGCAACCCTCGCCGCGGCCGCGAACCTGTACCGCACCTTGATGGCTGGTTTCACGACGGTCGCGAGTCTCGGAGCCCCCGAGGACCTGGATATTCGTGATGCCATTGCGGCCGGGGGAATGCCGGGGCCGCGCTTGCTGACCAGTCTGGCACCGATCACCGACAGCGCGCTGACGCCCGCTCAGTTGCGAGGTCAGGTGCGCGAGCGCGTTGCCGCTGGTGCCGACCTGATCAAGGTCTTTGCCTCGGCGCGTCTGGCGGACGGAGGCGAGCCGACCTTTCGCCCGGAGCAGCTCGAGGCGATCTGTCACGAGGCCCGCTCTGCCGGAGTGCGGACCTTTGTCCATGCGCACCGTGACGAAAGCATTCACGCTGCGGTCGAAGCCGGATGTGATGGAATCGAGCATGGCCTGTTTGCCACTCGCGCCTCGATGGATCTGATGGCGTCGAAGGAGGCCTCGTTTGGTCCGCAGTGCAGCCTGGTCTTCCGTAACTACCTCGACAATCGGCGCTGGTTTCACGGATTACCGGGTATGGGCGACGATTTCTTTGCCGCGATGGATCGCGCTGCCCCGCTGGCGATTGGGGTCGTGCGCGAGGCCGCCGGGGTTCCTTCCCTGAGGCTCGGCTTCGGCACCGACGCCTTTGCGGGCTCGCATGGGCGGAATGCCGATGATCTCGTCTGTCGGGTCCGTCAGGCAGGGCAGCGGCCCATGGATGCGATCCTCTCGGCCACCTCCGTCAATGCCCGGATCCTCGGCCTCGACAAGGAAATCGGACGGTTGGCTCCGGGGTATCAGGCGGATCTGGTTGTGCTCGACGGCAATCCGCTCGACGACATCACGGCGGTGCAGCGGGTGCTGGTGGTCATGCGTGGCGGGCGGGTCTATCGTCACGACCCGACCTCGTCCGACTTCCGGGCCTTCCGATGA
- a CDS encoding PD40 domain-containing protein: MKPILFAVVAALSVAALACSSGRSGVSRVMVAPEPGERHLANIRQLTFGGNNAESYFSRDGKKIIFQRQEDLESGCDQQYIINADGSGMRRVSNGLGRTTCGYFYDNDRRILYSSTFKHDPACPARPDQSRGYVWPLGHFEIYTAKVDGSDLRQLTSNGAYNAEATVSPDGRSIIFTSTMDGDIELYTMDVDGSNLRRITNRVGYDGGAFFSPDGRSIVWRAGYPETARDSADYTSLLQQRLVRPARVELWVADRDGSNARQITRLGGANFAPFFHPDGKRIIFASNYTNPRSGRFDLYLINLDGSGLEQVTRFDDFDSFPMFSPDGTKLIWASNRNGKTERETNLFIADWVE; encoded by the coding sequence ATGAAACCGATTCTCTTTGCAGTGGTGGCCGCCCTCAGCGTCGCCGCGCTGGCCTGTTCCTCCGGTCGGTCCGGTGTGAGCCGGGTCATGGTGGCTCCCGAGCCCGGTGAACGCCACTTGGCCAACATCCGCCAGCTCACCTTTGGCGGCAACAACGCCGAGTCCTATTTCTCCCGCGATGGCAAGAAAATCATCTTTCAGCGGCAGGAAGATCTGGAGTCCGGTTGCGATCAGCAGTACATCATCAACGCCGACGGATCCGGCATGCGCCGGGTCTCGAATGGGCTGGGCCGAACCACCTGCGGGTACTTCTACGACAACGATCGCCGCATTCTCTACAGTTCGACCTTCAAGCATGATCCGGCCTGCCCGGCTCGGCCCGATCAGTCGCGCGGCTACGTCTGGCCGCTCGGTCATTTCGAGATCTATACGGCGAAGGTCGATGGCTCAGATCTCCGCCAGCTGACCAGTAATGGTGCGTACAACGCCGAGGCGACGGTGTCGCCGGATGGCCGCTCGATCATCTTCACCTCGACGATGGACGGGGACATCGAGCTCTACACCATGGATGTCGACGGATCCAATTTGCGTCGCATCACCAACCGGGTAGGGTACGATGGTGGCGCGTTCTTCTCGCCGGACGGGCGCTCGATCGTCTGGCGGGCAGGTTACCCTGAAACCGCTCGTGACTCGGCCGACTATACCAGTCTTCTGCAGCAACGGCTGGTCCGACCCGCGCGGGTCGAGCTCTGGGTGGCGGACCGTGACGGGTCCAACGCCCGACAGATTACCCGCTTGGGCGGGGCCAATTTCGCCCCGTTTTTCCACCCGGACGGCAAGCGGATCATCTTTGCGTCCAATTACACCAACCCGCGCAGTGGACGCTTCGATCTCTACCTGATCAACCTCGACGGCAGCGGCCTCGAGCAGGTCACCCGGTTCGACGACTTCGACAGCTTTCCGATGTTCAGCCCGGACGGCACGAAACTGATCTGGGCGTCGAATCGTAACGGGAAGACGGAACGGGAGACCAACCTCTTCATCGCGGATTGGGTGGAATAA
- the lepB gene encoding signal peptidase I — translation MRGFVRWLWDWVKSIAVALVVWFFLRTFLVEAFRIPSGSMERTLLIGDFLFVNKLLYGAEVPLIGKRLPAVREPERNDVIVFDSVEEEGLKVVKRLVGLPGDTLSMENGVLFRDGQKVDEPWVVRTDPNYHADASSRAQMRRWQIRYYVGSNPDRYNPDLNTWGPIVVPPDSFLMLGDNRDGSYDGRYYGFLPRANVRGRPLIVYFSYDPETFKPAPYLTNIRWARLFTKPE, via the coding sequence ATGCGCGGGTTCGTGCGCTGGCTCTGGGACTGGGTGAAGTCGATCGCGGTCGCGCTGGTCGTCTGGTTTTTTCTCCGCACCTTCCTCGTCGAAGCGTTTCGGATCCCGTCGGGCAGCATGGAGCGGACCCTTCTGATCGGTGATTTCCTCTTCGTCAACAAGCTGCTCTACGGAGCGGAGGTTCCGCTCATCGGGAAGCGTTTGCCGGCCGTTCGCGAGCCCGAGCGGAACGATGTGATCGTGTTCGACTCGGTCGAAGAAGAGGGGCTCAAGGTCGTCAAACGACTGGTTGGCCTCCCGGGGGACACCCTCTCGATGGAAAACGGTGTCCTCTTCCGTGATGGCCAGAAGGTCGACGAGCCGTGGGTGGTTCGGACCGACCCCAATTACCACGCTGATGCGTCGTCTCGGGCGCAAATGCGCCGCTGGCAGATCCGATACTACGTCGGCAGCAATCCTGACCGGTACAATCCGGACCTCAACACCTGGGGCCCGATCGTGGTTCCGCCGGATTCCTTTCTGATGCTGGGCGACAATCGCGACGGTTCCTACGATGGACGGTACTACGGGTTCCTGCCGCGGGCCAACGTGCGTGGACGACCGCTGATCGTGTACTTCAGCTATGATCCCGAGACGTTCAAGCCCGCACCGTACCTGACCAACATTCGCTGGGCTCGACTGTTTACGAAGCCGGAATGA
- a CDS encoding cold shock domain-containing protein: protein MAKGTVKWFNDAKGFGFIAQEGGKDIFVHHTAITMDGFRSLAEGDAVEFDVVEGPKGAQAANVVKRVG from the coding sequence ATGGCGAAAGGTACCGTGAAGTGGTTCAACGACGCGAAGGGGTTCGGCTTCATCGCGCAGGAGGGCGGTAAGGACATCTTCGTCCACCATACCGCGATCACCATGGACGGATTCCGTTCGCTCGCCGAGGGCGATGCGGTCGAATTCGATGTCGTCGAAGGACCCAAGGGCGCCCAAGCCGCCAACGTCGTCAAACGGGTCGGCTAG